A region of Leishmania infantum JPCM5 genome chromosome 31 DNA encodes the following proteins:
- the PRP1 gene encoding pentamidine resistance protein 1, producing MSSQRPEMPEGAASDSVYSFGEVNRRLWLLRSNSLPKGSACDDALVDWAAIRGLLEEAPEERSGVLSRYLLRWLNPYVMLAWRERLEEAYMPPPQRAHRAVCCGALLSRAFREEEVRGGRDAWRARVEAALPVQCGACDDPSGESEVIGGDYNGRWGGARVAAINELSRVRFRGEEGVHGRLRWVGYVRSSDTPHTLLCGVEWDADSALPPYRARVAGDAADEVVHDGCVQGERLFYQVQDGRARCTCEYVQDLVPVSTIGIADTGCPRMPHAPSLLWALLRTFRSDLMAILPPSIAGMICEVSTPWLLQQFVLFLQSSKERAEARKGLLFFSILVIVKLVQPALMNKEMHRSRRVSSLFRTSTLALIFEKCLTISPDALSRPDMNTGRVLAMASSDVENIKEFPTRVMFLWMAPTMLTLYVAYLFVLVGPSALAAVLVFAALLPVQGGLTNAMGGAQENLSSCTDQRLRRTNELLSGIRVVKMMGWESKFVSAIEDNARADELRFRRRLQMRQVGLWACVFSTPTFMIAAVLTTYTLSGHKLDASVVFPLIAVVSAITFPVMMLPEAFTSLAKFIVSTGRVTQFLECDDSHIIVEHAERMLNSTGSGGAASGDAPLPSAASADLARVLVSVPAALPVYEPRHVGLRRVAQRILCAVLRRRVPVELQWRRAAASPAMGEGGRKPARVAVGNDDGGVAVAGGENGRGSDSGVALYAMVDRALLRDVRVSFPRAQLTVVVGATGSGKSVLLATLLGAFRFEGHVSVAKSVAYVPQQPWIMQETLEANITFFEGDRRGAAGGAAVDSNSGSAQAFSPLRCAEQAAGAAAVPRCFSCGRDAASERLARAVRSCQLNADVALMARGLGTEIGERGINLSGGQKARVSLARAVYADRDVYLLDDPLSALDAHVGRRVMDEVVLRALAGKTRVLATHQLQVLPHADQVVVMREGCAVFAGSYAAYAASEWKAYVESEEAAAASKKSGCGGGDTVAECTEASSAWSSAVNVESCVGTREERDHARCGGADGRASKDGGEWGENDGSPLPRMHWQGSWASENSEAEGCNNRDSTVCKGVRLASRSKAAPRTAKGSSGLSTGEDAADGGDLMTAEEKETGHTPWSVYRAYFEAGGGVPVAIQIVLRYFVSEALSTGSSVWLTLWSVNYFGSSLSTNEQLGVYLGLVFVVAVTVSANDLFIFQFARRAACRLHAILLYTVSSATLTFFDRTPLGRIVNRFSRDVHVLDDELPANVIPFLGITGYVMTSLAVTLYASPLSVVVVLLAAYAFVLLLKFYATVVREVRRRSSVGQSPLLSLLEEVVHGRATIAAYDKSHVLFAEALLRLDLVYSCTYVEKVMTLWLAIRIEYIASLAVIAVGLIGVVEKLVEASPALPEARVGLISLSLTMCLDLSWSLSALLDLAAAVEASMNSVQRVCHYIDHVPQEAALLEPRDAYVARAVAASGGSRRGGGESSRSASDIVVAAGGDDDEAAPARQGVAARSGAFGALRLEHVDLRYRPGLPLVLRDVCFAIAPGQKVGVVGRTGSGKSTLLLAFLRLVEVSGGRMLVCGRDARTYTLPALRRLFSMIPQDPVLFDGTVRSNVDPFGDATDEEVRAALVSVGFVGVGGSSATFPTASGLPSAASDSMPALDTVVQGGGSNFSVGQRQLLCLARALLKKGSAFILMDEATANVDAQLDQTVQRIVAEQFGAYTVVTIAHRLHTVAAYDVVLVMARGRVVEMGKPRALLERRDSVFYGMVAQSAAVADSREGLSREDAEGAASGARSRGVSDGGAELGAAGREHRVEAAVASLLRQCK from the coding sequence ATGAGCAGTCAACGACCGGAGATGCCAGAAGGAGCGGCGAGTGATAGCGTCTACTCGTTCGGCGAGGTTAACCGACGGTTGTGGCTTCTGCGTTCTAATTCGTTACCGAAGGGTAGCGCTTGTGATGATGCGTTGGTGGACTGGGCTGCGATACGCGGGTTGCTGGAGGAGGCTCCGGAAGAGCGGAGCGGCGTTTTATCGCGTTacctgctgcggtggctgaACCCATATGTTATGCTTGCGTGGAGGGagcggctggaggaggcgtacATGCCTCCACCACAGCGGGCGCACCGCGCCGTGTGCTGTGGCGCTCTGCTAAGCCGCGCGTttcgcgaggaggaggttcGCGGGGGCCGCGACgcgtggcgtgcgcgcgttgaAGCTGCGCTTCCAGTGCAGTGTGGAGCCTGCGATGACCCCTCGGGGGAAAGTGAAGTGATTGGCGGCGATTATAACGGGCGATGGggtggcgcgcgcgtggcggctATCAACGAGCTGTCACGTGTGAGGTTCCGTGGTGAGGAGGGTGTCCATGGACGGCTGCGGTGGGTGGGGTACGTTCGATCGAGCGACACGCCGCACACGCTTTTGTGCGGTGTGGAGTGGGACGCTGACagcgcgttgccgccgtatcgtgcgcgtgtggctgGTGATGCGGCTGATGAAGTAGTGCACGACGGGTGCGTGCAGGGCGAGCGTCTGTTTTACCAGGTTCAGGATGGGCGGGCGCGGTGCACGTGCGAGTACGTGCAGGATCTGGTGCCGGTTTCGACGATTGGAATCGCGGATACTGGGTGCCCGCGTATGCCTCACGCTCCGTCGCTGCTTTGGGCGCTACTCCGCACGTTTCGCTCCGATCTAATGGCGATACTGCCACCTTCGATTGCCGGTATGATATGTGAAGTGTCGACACCGTGGTTGCTGCAGCAGTTTGTGCTGTTCCTGCAGTCGAGCAAGGAGCGGGCGGAAGCGAGAAAAgggctgctcttcttctcgaTTCTTGTGATCGTGAAGTTGGTGCAACCAGCGTTGATGAACAAGGAGATGCACCGCAGTCGGCGTGTTTCGAGCCTTTTCCGCACCTCGACACTCGCCCTGATTTTCGAAAAGTGTCTGACGATATCGCCGGATGCGCTGTCGAGACCGGACATGAACACTGGTCGTGTGCTAGCGATGGCGAGCTCTGACGTTGAGAACATCAAGGAATTTCCCACGCGGGTGATGTTCCTGTGGATGGCGCCGACTATGCTGACGCTGTACGTTGCCTACCTCTTCGTTCTCGTGGGGCCGAGTGCCCTGGCTGCTGTCCTGGTTTTTGCCGCTTTACTGCCTGTCCAAGGGGGGCTAACGAATGCTATGGGCGGCGCACAAGAGAACCTGTCGAGCTGCACGGATCAGCGCTTGCGTCGCACGAATGAACTGCTCTCCGGCATCCGTGTCGTGAAGATGATGGGATGGGAGTCGAAGTTTGTCTCGGCGATCGAAGATAACGCACGGGCCGATGAGTTGCGATTCCGACGAAGACTGCAGATGCGTCAAGTCGGGCTGTGGGCATGCGTGTTCTCTACTCCGACGTTCATGATCGCCGCTGTTCTCACTACCTACACCCTCAGCGGACACAAGCTTGACGCATCCGTGGTGTTCCCTCTCATCGCAGTTGTCAGTGCTATAACTTTCCCTGTAATGATGCTTCCGGAGGCCTTTACGTCGCTGGCGAAGTTCATTGTGTCGACGGGGCGCGTCACGCAGTTCTTGGAGTGCGACGACTCGCACATCATCGTCGAGCACGCGGAGCGCATGCTCAACAGCACAGggagtggcggcgctgcttccggggacgcaccgctgccgagtGCCGCTTCGGCCGACCTTGCAAGGGTGCTTGTGTCAGTGCCCGCCGCGCTTCCCGTGTACGAGCCGCGACACGTGgggctgcgccgcgtggcgCAGAGGATACtgtgcgcggtgctgcgccgccgtgtgcCGGTGGAGCTTCAGTGGCGGAGGGCGGCTGCTTCCCCTGCCATGGGTGAAGGCGGTAGGAAGCCTgcgcgcgttgctgtgggGAACGATGATGGCGGTGTGGCTGTTGCGGGTGGTGAGAACGGGCGCGGCAGTGATAGTGGCGTGGCTCTGTACGCGATGGTGGACAGGGCTCTCCTGCgcgatgtgcgcgtgtcgttCCCGCGCGCGCAGTTGACGGTTGTTGTTGGCGCGACGGGGAGCGGGAAgtctgtgctgctggcgaCGCTTTTGGGTGCGTTCCGGTTCGAGGGGCATGTGAGCGTAGCGAAGTCGGTAGCTtacgtgccgcagcagccgtggatCATGCAGGAAACGTTAGAGGCGAACATCACGTTCTTCGAGGGCgatcggcgcggcgctgctggtggcgcggcggtcgATAGCAATAGCGGCTCTGCGCAGGCGTTCTCGCCTCTGAGGTGCGCTGAGcaagctgctggcgctgctgctgtgccacGGTGCTTCAGCTGCGGCCGTGACGCGGCGAGCGAGCGTCTTGCGCGCGCTGTGCGGAGCTGCCAGCTGAATGCTGATGTGGCACTGATGGCGCGCGGGCTGGGGACAGAGATCGGCGAGCGTGGCATCAACCTGAGCGGTGGGCAGAAGGCGCGCGTGAGCCTTGCGCGCGCCGTGTATGCGGACCGCGACGTGTACCTGCTGGACGATCCGCTGTCGGCGCTGGACGCGCACGTTGGGCGGCGCGTGATGGACGAGGTTGTGCTGCGCGCGTTGGCGGGCAAGACGCGCGTGCTAGCGACgcaccagctgcaggtgctgccgcacgcgGACCAGGTCGTGGTGATGCGCGAGGGCTGCGCCGTGTTTGCGGGCAGCTACGCTGCTTACGCTGCGTCGGAGTGGAAGGCGTACgtggagagcgaggaggccgccgccgcgagcaAGAAGAGCgggtgtggcggtggtgataCTGTGGCGGAGTGCACCGAGGCCAGTTCTGCGTGGTCGTCTGCGGTGAACGTGGAGTCGTGTGTGGGCACGCGTGAGGAGCGTGACCACGCTcggtgtggcggtgccgATGGCCGCGCCAGCAAAGACGGCGGTGAGTGGGGGGAGAACGATGGCAGCCCTTTGCCGAGAATGCACTGGCAGGGCTCATGGGCCAGCGAGAACTCAGAGGCGGAAGGCTGCAACAATAGGGACTCTACGGTATGTAAAGGTGTTAGGCTCGCAAGCAGGTCTAaggccgcgccgcgcacggcgAAGGGCTCATCTGGGCTGTCTACGGGTGAGGATGCagcggacggcggcgaccTGATGActgcggaggagaaggagacaGGGCACACACCGTGGAGTGTGTACCGTGCCTACTTTGAGGCGGGCGGGGGCGTCCCGGTCGCAATTCAAATTGTGCTGCGCTACTTCGTTAGCGAAGCGCTCTCGACAGGCTCCAGCGTTTGGCTGACGCTGTGGTCAGTGAACTACTTTGgttcttctctctctaccAACGAACAGCTTGGCGTGTATCTTGGACTCGTCTTTGTGGTTGCTGTCACAGTGTCTGCCAACGACCTGTTTATTTTTCAGTTcgctcgccgcgctgcctgcCGCTTGCACGCCATACTCTTGTACACGGTGAGCTCAGCCACGCTGACGTTTTTTGACCGCACACCACTGGGTCGCATTGTCAACCGGTTCAGCAGGGACGTGCACGTCCTTGACGATGAGCTGCCGGCGAACGTGATTCCCTTTTTGGGCATTACGGGATATGTCATGACGTCTTTAGCAGTGACGCTATACGCTTCACCGCTTAGTGTGGTCGTGGTGCTGCTAGCGGCTTACGCTTTTGTGCTCCTGCTCAAGTTCTACGCGACAGTGGTGCGTGAggtgcgacggcgcagcagtgtgGGGCAGTCTCCGTTGCTctcgctgctggaggaggtggtgcacgGGCGTGCGACGATCGCTGCATACGACAAGTCGCACGTGCTATTCGCGGAGGCGCTCCTGCGGCTGGACCTTGTGTACAGCTGCACCTACGTGGAGAAGGTTATGACGTTGTGGCTCGCTATCCGAATCGAGTACATTGCGTCATTGGCCGTTATTGCTGTGGGGCTGATCGGCGTTGTGGAGAAGCTGGTAgaggcgtcgccggcgctgccggaggcGCGCGTGGGCCTGATCTCGCTGAGCCTCACCATGTGCCTCGATCTCAGCTGGTCGCTATCTGCACTCCTAGaccttgctgccgctgtcgaggCGAGCATGAACAGTGTGCAGCGCGTTTGCCACTACATTGATCACGTGCCGCAGGAAGCGGCGCTCCTGGAGCCGCGGGACGCGTATGTGGCGCGCGCTGTGGCAGCgagtggcggcagccgcaggggaggaggcgagagcTCCAGAAGTGCGAGCGACATCGTTGtggctgccggcggtgatgacgacgaggccgcgcctgcgcgacAGGGTGTTGCGGCAAGGAGCGGCGCGTTTGGCGCGCTGAGGCTGGAGCACGTGGACCTGCGGTACCGGCCagggctgccgctggtgctgcgcgatgtCTGCTTTGCGATCGCCCCTGGGCAGAAGGTGGGCGTTGTGGGGCGGACGGGGAGCGGGaagtcgacgctgctgctggccttCCTGCGGCTGGTGGAGGTAAGCGGCGGTCGCATGCTCGTCTGCGGGCGCGACGCGCGGACGTACACGCTTCCcgctctgcggcggctgttTTCCATGATCCCGCAGGATCCCGTGCTGTTCGATggcacggtgcgcagcaaCGTGGATCCGTTCGGCGACGCgacggacgaggaggtgcgtgcCGCGCTGGTGTCTGTGGGGTTtgtgggggtgggcggcAGCTCAGCTACCTTTCCTACAGCTTCTGGACTGCCGAGCGCTGCATCTGACAGCATGCCTGCGTTGGACACTGTGGTGCAGGGGGGCGGGTCGAACTTCAGCGTtgggcagcgccagctgctgtgcttagcgcgcgcgctgctgaagaaggGGAGTGCATTCATCCTGATggacgaggcgacggcgaacGTGGACGCACAGCTGGACCAGACGGTGCAGCGTATTGTGGCGGAGCAGTTTGGCGCGTACACGGTGGTGACGATCGCGCACCGTCTGCAcacggtggcggcgtacGACGTAGTGCTTGTGATGGCGCGCGGGCGTGTGGTGGAGATGGGGAAGCcgcgggcgctgctggagcgtcGCGACTCCGTGTTCTACGGTATGGTAGCGCAgagcgcagcggtggctgaTTCCCGTGAGGGCTTGTCGCGGGAGGATGCCGAGGGTGCGGCCAGTGGTGCGCGTTCGCGTGGCGTCAGTGACGGGGGCGCTGAGCTGGGGGCGGCTGGGCGCGAACACCGCGTGGAGGCCGCGGTCGCGTCGCTCCTGCGTCAGTGCAAGTGA